A region from the Leptospira kanakyensis genome encodes:
- a CDS encoding UvrD-helicase domain-containing protein, whose amino-acid sequence MDHPLAQKSKFIEASAGTGKTHLIMQMLGEIMEFDVKNNVSENRILNTLILTFTEKAAGELKARLKTKILELINSGENPAFYRYLRDLDQVSISTIHGFCNMVLKEYPIETGNNPNFRLTNTDEIVNNSFYQLKRNHWGGKEKSELANILIESQTLENESSITFAVSKLLSNTKNYYFPKSLTLEERFVSPNIEIILLNLKQLILSLQGSVGDSILNQGDKRTLNKWMENWSSFNSFVSAIESKDLKTLKSELLRISSLQRTSEGVVYQGFAYFLLIGKNIVKNLTKEAEVVQSKISNLIALLEETFPIGEMDLDEKWFLQETVFQLVEDSKLQLKTNDALTYDQMILKVYESVVTSPNPSLITSLKERYQVCILDEFQDTDKNQYQIFRSLFMDPKDKSRMLFCIGDPKQSIYGFRGADIGIYLEAAGDFQNSKDSLSTNYRSTKEIIEGLNILFYDKTKPLGETSFFPIEEPGSKKENYQYHPVNHPDITEIKYRYADPNEFGIHVIQYPDKFPNVSRVRSEWAESIKNEILSFQQKKQSLSFFKKNSPTPEGVKLKDIAILCGNKNETELVEKVLSKAGIPCSIYKQRGIFQSEEADQIENLLECLIDSNSSRSYKRILFSELFGVRSENLSKYNEHSIDSYEKSLIDIWLKLIRDNRYAAFFRSVMDETKVLWSHEMKDLEWERKRTNYRQIFQRLLEFQIKSDANLSELLDELRELKKKKTSPEEEPLFDRETEDDAVQILTIHASKGLEWPIVFLYYFGTRPQSLNNYEYPIQIEENHKTERRWIINLWDSKAGKQLEFQHFLNEQKRLLYVALTRPNLRLYIPKLSWGTDFTKKTGYGNILYKELERIQESNLNHRTEGNYFLFRNQPKSNEFEPSNNKNQTSQVEAKNLNPIFLPIEIKSGRILLQHSYTSLQTSQNTLNKTNEENSKEIEEPLEPEPTKTKTDLPSSSKVGNFLHRILELCDFSIFELPIKSILEHPSWIWAYSESFRQYPIQAKQNAEETLDMIVVKVLKRAMTAEITLADGGTFSLSQLKLEERSSELKFHLYVQKMLENSEVKLTPGFENYLKGAIDLVFCKNEKYYIVDYKSNLLPNENYDTNAVTSAVIEKGYLIQKSVYALILYDYLSSLYGEELALNRFGGVYYLFLRGMGIAKNTGIYSDLKSSQMEWTSETFANIRKEILSYIRDASLSLEKLYL is encoded by the coding sequence ATGGATCATCCATTAGCACAAAAATCCAAGTTTATTGAAGCCTCTGCAGGAACAGGAAAAACCCACCTTATCATGCAAATGTTAGGTGAGATTATGGAGTTTGATGTAAAAAACAACGTATCTGAAAATCGAATTCTTAACACACTCATCCTTACTTTTACGGAAAAAGCTGCCGGTGAATTAAAAGCAAGGCTCAAAACAAAAATTCTAGAACTAATCAATTCTGGAGAGAATCCAGCTTTTTATCGATACCTAAGGGACTTGGATCAAGTTTCCATTTCGACCATACATGGTTTTTGTAATATGGTTTTAAAAGAGTACCCGATTGAAACTGGGAACAATCCAAACTTTCGACTAACAAACACCGATGAAATTGTTAACAATAGTTTTTATCAATTAAAAAGAAACCATTGGGGTGGGAAAGAAAAATCGGAACTTGCCAATATTCTCATCGAATCACAAACCTTAGAAAATGAATCTTCGATTACCTTTGCCGTATCAAAACTTCTATCAAATACCAAAAACTATTATTTCCCGAAAAGTTTGACTTTGGAAGAAAGGTTTGTTTCTCCAAATATAGAAATCATTTTATTAAATTTAAAACAACTGATTCTATCACTACAAGGATCGGTCGGCGATTCCATCTTAAACCAAGGAGATAAAAGAACCTTAAACAAATGGATGGAAAATTGGAGTTCATTCAATTCATTTGTTTCGGCGATTGAATCAAAAGATTTAAAAACTCTCAAATCCGAATTACTAAGAATTAGTAGTTTGCAAAGGACTTCAGAAGGTGTAGTTTACCAAGGATTCGCTTATTTTTTGTTAATTGGGAAGAATATTGTTAAAAATTTAACCAAAGAAGCAGAAGTTGTTCAATCAAAGATTTCAAACCTAATCGCCTTACTTGAAGAAACCTTTCCCATTGGCGAAATGGATTTGGACGAAAAGTGGTTCTTACAAGAAACCGTTTTTCAATTAGTCGAAGATTCAAAATTGCAATTAAAAACAAATGATGCGCTTACATACGATCAAATGATTCTAAAAGTGTATGAATCCGTGGTGACTTCGCCAAACCCATCGCTCATCACTTCATTAAAAGAACGTTACCAAGTATGTATTTTAGATGAGTTTCAAGATACAGACAAAAACCAATACCAAATTTTTCGTTCTCTTTTTATGGATCCAAAAGACAAAAGTCGCATGTTGTTTTGTATTGGCGATCCCAAACAAAGTATTTATGGATTTAGAGGAGCAGATATTGGAATTTATTTGGAAGCAGCTGGTGACTTTCAGAATTCTAAAGATAGTCTATCAACTAATTACCGTTCTACTAAAGAAATCATCGAAGGATTAAACATTCTTTTCTATGATAAAACCAAACCATTGGGCGAAACTAGTTTTTTCCCAATCGAAGAACCAGGTTCGAAAAAAGAAAATTACCAATACCATCCTGTAAATCACCCAGACATTACGGAAATTAAATATCGTTATGCGGATCCAAACGAATTTGGAATCCATGTCATCCAATATCCAGATAAGTTTCCTAACGTAAGTCGAGTTAGATCCGAATGGGCAGAATCAATTAAAAATGAAATTCTATCCTTCCAACAAAAAAAACAATCCTTATCTTTTTTTAAAAAAAACAGCCCTACTCCTGAAGGAGTAAAACTAAAAGACATCGCTATTCTATGTGGTAATAAAAATGAAACAGAACTTGTAGAAAAGGTTCTATCGAAAGCAGGAATTCCTTGTTCCATATACAAACAAAGGGGAATTTTCCAATCAGAAGAAGCCGACCAAATTGAAAACCTTCTAGAATGTTTGATAGATTCAAACAGCTCTCGTTCTTATAAAAGAATCCTTTTTTCTGAATTATTCGGTGTGAGATCAGAAAATTTATCAAAATACAATGAACATTCTATCGATTCGTATGAAAAATCTTTAATCGATATTTGGCTGAAACTAATACGAGACAATCGATATGCCGCATTCTTTCGATCTGTAATGGATGAAACCAAGGTTCTTTGGAGTCATGAAATGAAAGATTTGGAATGGGAAAGGAAAAGAACCAATTATAGGCAGATTTTCCAAAGATTACTTGAGTTCCAAATTAAATCCGATGCGAACCTTAGTGAATTGTTGGATGAATTACGTGAACTCAAAAAGAAAAAAACCTCACCTGAAGAAGAACCTCTTTTTGATCGCGAAACAGAAGATGATGCCGTTCAGATTCTGACTATCCATGCTTCCAAAGGGTTAGAATGGCCTATTGTCTTTTTATATTATTTTGGAACTAGACCTCAAAGTTTAAACAATTATGAATATCCAATACAAATTGAAGAGAACCATAAAACAGAAAGAAGGTGGATCATAAACCTTTGGGATTCGAAAGCCGGTAAACAATTGGAGTTTCAACATTTTTTAAATGAACAAAAACGCCTTCTATATGTTGCCCTCACCAGACCAAACCTAAGATTGTACATACCGAAACTATCCTGGGGAACAGACTTCACAAAAAAAACTGGATATGGAAACATCTTATACAAAGAACTGGAACGAATTCAGGAATCCAACTTAAACCATAGAACAGAAGGGAACTATTTTTTATTTCGCAATCAACCAAAATCCAACGAATTTGAACCATCGAATAACAAAAACCAAACATCACAAGTTGAGGCGAAGAACCTGAATCCTATATTCCTTCCCATAGAAATCAAATCAGGAAGGATACTCTTACAACATAGTTATACAAGTTTACAAACTTCGCAAAATACTCTAAACAAAACAAACGAAGAGAATTCAAAAGAAATTGAAGAACCTTTAGAACCTGAACCAACCAAAACAAAAACTGATCTACCATCCAGCTCTAAAGTAGGGAATTTTCTCCATCGCATACTAGAGTTATGCGATTTTTCTATTTTTGAACTCCCAATTAAATCCATACTCGAACATCCTTCTTGGATCTGGGCCTATTCGGAGTCTTTTCGGCAATATCCCATCCAAGCAAAACAAAATGCAGAAGAAACTCTGGACATGATTGTTGTGAAAGTTTTGAAACGAGCCATGACTGCAGAAATCACTCTCGCCGATGGGGGAACGTTTTCTCTTAGCCAATTAAAACTAGAAGAAAGATCTTCCGAATTAAAATTCCATCTGTATGTCCAAAAAATGTTAGAGAACTCAGAAGTTAAACTAACACCTGGATTCGAAAATTATCTAAAAGGTGCGATCGATTTAGTTTTTTGTAAAAACGAGAAATACTATATTGTAGATTACAAGTCCAATCTTTTGCCGAATGAAAACTATGATACAAACGCAGTAACATCTGCGGTGATTGAAAAAGGATACCTCATTCAAAAGTCAGTGTATGCTCTTATCCTCTATGATTACCTTTCTTCACTTTATGGAGAAGAACTTGCATTGAATCGTTTCGGTGGAGTTT